A genomic window from Fibrobacterota bacterium includes:
- a CDS encoding sugar phosphate isomerase/epimerase, which yields MLTLSTNIHDGRLDGSMAKLPGDLARIAALGLGGVEIGIHGLDAIRCGRLDRSRVEAFKAIWSEYDLALSFHAPDTLDLMARRDHDVHLQVFSSCLEFCSLAGAKTLVVHPGRWVPETDFGIASPWTPDPTAAREAMETEARTIRSIAGQFPDVVVSLENARTFLPYSPHTYAEFPELLLAQVERIDLPHVGICLDTGHLHLASRLHGFSESHGAALLAPRLVHLHIHDNFGRTGYWSEKNQTGQVPLGRGDLHMPPGLGDIDFAAVVGPILENFSGIAVCELRGRYLDALGEHIEGFQRLVSGLRAPRPA from the coding sequence ATGCTGACCTTGTCCACGAACATCCACGACGGACGCCTGGATGGCTCCATGGCAAAACTTCCCGGCGATCTCGCACGCATCGCCGCGCTGGGTCTGGGCGGAGTGGAGATCGGGATCCACGGTCTGGATGCCATTCGTTGCGGGCGTTTGGATCGCTCGCGGGTGGAAGCGTTCAAAGCAATATGGTCAGAATATGACCTGGCCCTTTCCTTCCACGCCCCCGACACGTTGGACCTGATGGCCCGCCGCGACCACGACGTGCATCTCCAGGTTTTTTCCAGTTGCCTGGAATTCTGCTCGCTGGCCGGGGCGAAGACTCTGGTGGTGCATCCCGGACGATGGGTTCCGGAAACCGATTTCGGGATCGCTTCCCCGTGGACACCGGATCCCACCGCCGCCCGGGAGGCCATGGAAACGGAAGCCCGGACCATCCGCTCCATCGCCGGACAGTTTCCGGATGTGGTGGTGTCCCTGGAGAACGCACGCACATTCCTGCCGTATTCGCCCCACACCTACGCCGAATTCCCGGAATTGCTGCTCGCCCAGGTTGAACGGATCGATCTTCCCCATGTCGGAATCTGTCTGGATACCGGACACCTGCACCTGGCCTCGCGCCTGCACGGTTTTTCCGAATCGCACGGAGCCGCCCTGCTCGCGCCGCGCCTGGTGCATCTGCACATCCATGACAATTTCGGGCGCACCGGCTATTGGTCGGAGAAAAACCAGACCGGGCAGGTGCCGCTGGGCAGGGGAGACCTCCACATGCCTCCCGGGCTGGGCGACATCGATTTCGCCGCCGTGGTCGGTCCGATCCTGGAGAATTTTTCGGGAATCGCGGTGTGCGAACTGCGCGGACGCTACCTCGATGCCCTGGGCGAGCACATCGAGGGATTCCAGCGCCTCGTTTCCGGTCTCAGGGCACCCCGACCAGCCTGA
- the phnM gene encoding phosphonate metabolism protein PhnM produces the protein MSSFVVNNCRAVLPDQVLEDAVVRVENGVIVGISQEDPVGGGIDAEGCWLLPGFVDMHSDAVEKAVEPRPNTRFPTEVALRELDRCLAGWGVTTIFHSLSFAEMEIGLRSNGMAAGLIEEVVELSRSLRVDTRVHARFEVTDLGAVEHLERLVREGKIALLSFMDHSPGQGQYRDVAAYKAFYGKTYAMSDADLDRVLERKSAAKLEGVTGAIEGLVAVCREHGVAMASHDDDSPERIQWCLREGLAMSEFPTNLETARAAKTAGIRTCLGAPNLVRGGSQAGNLKALTAVEDGCADILCSDYLPQSLLHAVFLLESKGTLALPQAVAMATLAPAQATGLGDLTGSIEPFKRADLLLVRKLHGHPDIVRTWSRGREVYRSC, from the coding sequence ATGAGTTCGTTCGTTGTCAACAACTGTCGAGCCGTCCTTCCCGACCAGGTGTTGGAAGACGCGGTGGTGCGGGTGGAAAACGGAGTCATCGTCGGGATCTCGCAGGAAGATCCGGTCGGCGGCGGGATCGATGCCGAGGGATGCTGGTTGTTGCCGGGATTTGTCGACATGCATTCCGATGCGGTGGAAAAAGCCGTGGAACCACGGCCCAACACGCGTTTCCCCACGGAAGTGGCCTTGCGCGAGCTGGACCGGTGCCTGGCCGGTTGGGGCGTGACCACCATCTTCCATTCGCTGTCGTTCGCCGAGATGGAAATCGGATTGCGCTCCAACGGCATGGCCGCCGGCCTGATCGAGGAGGTCGTGGAGCTTTCGCGGAGCCTGCGCGTGGACACCCGCGTCCACGCGCGTTTCGAGGTCACCGACCTTGGCGCCGTGGAGCACCTCGAACGCCTCGTGCGGGAGGGGAAGATCGCCCTTTTATCGTTCATGGACCATTCTCCCGGCCAAGGACAATACCGGGACGTGGCCGCCTACAAGGCCTTCTACGGCAAGACCTACGCGATGTCCGATGCCGACCTCGACCGGGTGCTGGAACGCAAATCCGCGGCCAAACTCGAGGGGGTGACGGGAGCGATCGAAGGGCTCGTCGCGGTTTGTCGCGAGCATGGGGTGGCGATGGCCTCCCACGACGACGATTCTCCGGAACGCATCCAGTGGTGCCTGCGCGAAGGCTTGGCCATGAGCGAATTCCCCACCAATTTGGAAACCGCACGCGCGGCCAAGACGGCGGGGATCCGCACCTGCCTGGGGGCTCCCAATCTCGTGCGCGGCGGTTCGCAGGCGGGGAACCTGAAGGCGCTCACCGCGGTGGAAGACGGTTGCGCCGATATCCTCTGTTCCGATTACTTGCCACAGTCCCTGTTGCACGCGGTGTTTCTCCTGGAATCGAAGGGGACCCTCGCTCTTCCCCAGGCGGTGGCCATGGCGACCCTCGCCCCGGCGCAGGCCACGGGTTTGGGGGATCTGACCGGTTCCATCGAACCGTTCAAGAGAGCCGATCTTCTTTTGGTGCGCAAGCTCCACGGACACCCCGACATCGTTCGCACCTGGTCGCGGGGCCGCGAGGTGTATCGGTCATGCTGA
- the phnL gene encoding phosphonate C-P lyase system protein PhnL gives MLSIRNLSKTFRLHMLGGVELPAISEVSFEVRPGEFVGLAGPSGAGKSTVLKCIHRTYLATSGEILYTSADGRKVNLVSVAEGEILEFRRTEIGFVSQFLRVIPRVGAQDLVAEPIRLRLGVDLETARLRAASLLDRLGIPRKLFSAYPATFSGGEQQRVNIARAVAWEPRLLLLDEPTASLDKRSVEAVVDLFAQLRRNGATMVGVFHDPELLERITDRIVRIGGAP, from the coding sequence ATGCTGTCCATCCGGAATCTGTCCAAGACTTTCCGACTCCACATGCTGGGAGGCGTGGAGCTTCCCGCCATCTCGGAGGTTTCCTTCGAGGTCCGCCCCGGCGAATTCGTGGGACTTGCAGGCCCATCGGGAGCCGGCAAGAGCACCGTGCTCAAATGCATCCACCGCACCTACCTCGCCACCTCGGGCGAGATCCTCTACACCTCCGCCGATGGCCGGAAGGTGAATCTGGTCTCCGTGGCGGAAGGCGAGATCCTCGAGTTCCGTCGGACAGAAATCGGATTCGTTTCGCAGTTTCTGCGCGTGATCCCGCGAGTGGGGGCCCAAGACCTAGTGGCCGAGCCGATCCGCCTGCGCCTGGGTGTGGACCTGGAAACGGCGAGGCTTCGCGCCGCCTCACTCCTGGACCGGTTGGGAATCCCGCGCAAACTGTTTTCCGCCTACCCCGCCACCTTCAGCGGCGGAGAGCAGCAGCGCGTGAACATCGCGCGCGCCGTGGCCTGGGAGCCACGGCTGTTGTTGCTGGACGAACCCACGGCCTCCCTGGACAAACGATCGGTGGAAGCGGTGGTGGATCTCTTTGCGCAGCTTCGGCGAAACGGCGCCACCATGGTGGGTGTGTTCCACGATCCCGAACTCCTCGAACGGATCACGGACCGGATCGTCCGGATCGGAGGCGCGCCATGA
- a CDS encoding ATP-binding cassette domain-containing protein — MEALLRAHGITRRYGPGCALCLDSTGADAGTNRCPTCGSVWACRDVSLELRAEEALGIVGESGSGKSTLVKLLHFDDPATSGYLELSRLRQLEGIGGIYGDGCDWSRDLFSMDRYRQRRVRDASMGIVYQHPHLGLRMGVSSGGNVAERLLSAGWRSIGAMRQRASHLLERTEIPLSRMDEPPRNFSGGMQQRVQIAKALSGDPPILLLDEVSTGLDLSVQARVLDMIRTLREELRLSMVVVSHDLGVIHLLCQRTMVMKNGQVVESGLTDQILQDPQHGYTQLLVASQLQ; from the coding sequence ATGGAAGCCTTGTTGAGGGCGCATGGAATCACGCGCAGGTACGGTCCTGGTTGCGCGTTGTGCCTGGATTCGACCGGAGCCGATGCCGGCACCAATCGCTGTCCCACCTGCGGTAGCGTCTGGGCCTGTCGCGACGTGAGCCTGGAGCTTCGGGCGGAAGAGGCCTTGGGCATCGTAGGCGAAAGCGGATCGGGCAAGAGCACCCTGGTGAAGCTCCTGCATTTCGACGATCCGGCCACCAGCGGGTACCTGGAGCTTTCCAGGCTACGGCAATTGGAGGGAATCGGGGGAATCTACGGCGATGGTTGCGATTGGAGCCGCGATCTGTTCTCGATGGACAGATATCGTCAACGGCGCGTGCGCGACGCCTCGATGGGAATCGTCTACCAGCATCCCCATCTAGGCTTACGGATGGGAGTCAGTTCGGGCGGCAACGTGGCGGAACGACTCCTTTCCGCCGGATGGCGTTCGATCGGCGCCATGCGCCAGCGGGCCTCGCATCTGCTGGAACGCACCGAGATCCCGCTTTCGCGCATGGACGAGCCGCCCCGCAATTTCTCGGGCGGCATGCAGCAGCGCGTCCAGATCGCCAAGGCGCTTTCCGGCGATCCCCCCATCCTGCTTCTGGACGAAGTCTCCACGGGACTGGATCTTTCCGTTCAGGCGCGGGTGCTGGACATGATCCGCACCCTGCGCGAAGAACTGCGGCTTTCCATGGTGGTGGTGTCGCACGATCTGGGGGTGATCCATCTCCTGTGCCAGCGCACCATGGTCATGAAAAACGGCCAGGTGGTGGAATCGGGTCTCACCGACCAGATCCTCCAGGATCCGCAACACGGCTACACCCAACTCCTGGTGGCGTCCCAACTCCAATGA
- a CDS encoding alpha-D-ribose 1-methylphosphonate 5-phosphate C-P-lyase PhnJ, translated as MDREAAPRGTFAFLDDGAKKDVRRALLKAVAIPGYQVPYGSREMPLARGWGTGGIQITLSLLKPDDIVKVIDQGCDGSVNAVNIKKFYERTAGVEITTDTALATVVQTRHRIPEEPLTDRQILVLQVPYPEALREVEPSEAQTRRMHAEADYARMWLHLYEDIVRFGEIRISYRYPCTVNGRHVMDPSPIPRWDVPKLHMADALFLFGAGRERRIYAIPPHTRVEPLEFEDHRFRVEDFSGKSCARCGATDTFLDEILMPDGSQTHYCSDSGHCDKRRAGWKPC; from the coding sequence ATGGATCGCGAAGCGGCGCCCCGAGGCACGTTCGCGTTTCTGGACGATGGTGCGAAAAAAGACGTGCGAAGGGCCTTGTTGAAGGCTGTCGCGATTCCCGGATACCAGGTCCCCTACGGGTCCCGCGAAATGCCCTTGGCTCGCGGTTGGGGAACAGGGGGCATCCAGATCACCCTTTCCCTGCTGAAGCCCGACGACATCGTGAAGGTGATCGACCAAGGCTGCGACGGCTCGGTCAACGCGGTCAACATCAAGAAGTTCTACGAGCGCACCGCGGGCGTGGAGATCACTACCGACACCGCCTTGGCGACCGTGGTCCAGACCCGTCACCGGATCCCGGAAGAACCTCTCACGGATCGACAAATTCTGGTCCTGCAGGTTCCCTATCCGGAAGCGCTGCGCGAGGTGGAGCCCTCCGAGGCGCAGACGCGGCGGATGCATGCCGAGGCCGACTACGCCCGGATGTGGCTGCACCTGTACGAGGACATCGTGCGGTTCGGCGAAATCCGCATTTCCTACCGCTATCCGTGCACGGTCAACGGACGTCACGTGATGGACCCCAGCCCCATTCCCCGCTGGGACGTTCCCAAGCTGCACATGGCCGACGCCTTGTTCCTGTTCGGGGCGGGCCGCGAGCGGCGCATCTACGCCATTCCACCCCACACCAGGGTGGAGCCGCTGGAATTCGAGGACCACCGTTTCCGGGTGGAGGATTTCTCCGGGAAGTCCTGCGCGCGGTGCGGGGCGACCGACACCTTTCTGGACGAGATCCTCATGCCGGACGGATCCCAAACCCATTACTGCTCGGACTCCGGGCATTGCGACAAGAGGAGGGCCGGATGGAAGCCTTGTTGA
- a CDS encoding carbon-phosphorus lyase complex subunit PhnI encodes MSYVAVQGGRDAIERACESYEHRRSGRTSAPLELDQIREQLHLAVDRVMGEGGLYAPEHASLAFRQAAGDTFEAAFLLRAHRATLPRIAQSEVCSTGPMRVIRRISSAFKEVPGGQILGPTSDYILRLLELDPLEDPVERRNHLRERLFSGKEPEGGIPDEFPRVVELLRREGLVQAVSTTSEEPFDITRRSMLYPAPRSARLQSMARAETGALLFLAYSSMRGYGDIHPTLAELRVGYVPLTVTNPVTGRTFVAGEVLVTEAEVVSRFSEPGGEPRFHLGCGMCFGHNELKAISMGVLDRCLRSTAPSCPAEDQEFVLYHADGIESMGFANHWKLPHYVDFLSDLDRLRKAREVAHARA; translated from the coding sequence ATGAGCTATGTCGCCGTGCAGGGAGGTCGCGATGCGATCGAGCGCGCCTGCGAATCCTACGAACACCGCAGATCCGGGCGGACTTCGGCGCCCCTGGAACTGGACCAGATCCGCGAGCAATTGCATCTGGCGGTGGACCGGGTGATGGGGGAGGGCGGACTGTACGCCCCCGAACACGCGAGCCTCGCGTTTCGCCAGGCGGCAGGGGACACCTTCGAGGCGGCCTTCCTGCTGCGTGCCCACCGGGCGACCTTGCCCCGGATCGCCCAATCGGAAGTCTGCAGCACAGGCCCCATGCGGGTGATCCGCAGGATCTCCTCGGCGTTCAAGGAAGTCCCTGGCGGACAAATTCTGGGACCCACCAGCGACTACATCTTGCGGCTCCTGGAGCTGGATCCCCTCGAAGATCCCGTGGAGCGCCGCAACCACTTGCGCGAGCGGTTGTTTTCCGGCAAGGAGCCCGAAGGCGGCATTCCCGACGAATTCCCACGGGTGGTGGAGCTCTTGCGTCGCGAAGGTCTGGTCCAGGCAGTGTCCACCACCTCCGAAGAACCCTTCGACATCACCCGCAGATCCATGCTCTATCCTGCTCCGCGAAGCGCGAGGTTGCAGTCGATGGCGCGAGCCGAGACCGGAGCCTTGCTGTTTCTGGCCTACTCGAGCATGCGCGGCTATGGCGACATCCATCCCACCCTGGCCGAACTGCGCGTGGGGTATGTTCCGCTAACGGTGACGAATCCTGTCACGGGCCGGACCTTCGTGGCCGGCGAGGTGCTCGTCACGGAAGCGGAAGTCGTTTCCCGGTTCTCCGAGCCGGGGGGAGAGCCTCGGTTCCACCTGGGGTGCGGGATGTGCTTCGGGCACAACGAACTCAAGGCGATCTCGATGGGGGTGCTGGACCGCTGCCTGCGCTCCACGGCACCGTCGTGCCCCGCCGAAGACCAGGAGTTCGTGCTCTACCATGCCGACGGAATCGAAAGCATGGGCTTCGCCAACCACTGGAAGCTTCCGCATTACGTGGACTTCCTCTCTGATCTCGATCGGCTTCGCAAGGCCAGGGAGGTCGCCCATGCGCGTGCGTGA
- the phnH gene encoding phosphonate C-P lyase system protein PhnH: MNRNLTIEEHGAFRRILDAIAHPGRVQKLSDKISDLDGAALLFSRTLLDPETGFAVASSVRSDLASRIERTSGCRLVDLEKADFVFVAKPGTDGALDRIRRGTPDWPDASATVVYLVEALHEEGGDRSWSGPGIPGARFPKTEGLDPREWDLLGEANSTYPLGVDCFFLDGHGQIMAMPRSTRLDGGNR; the protein is encoded by the coding sequence ATGAACCGGAACCTGACCATCGAAGAACACGGAGCCTTCCGGAGGATTCTCGACGCCATCGCACATCCCGGGCGCGTCCAGAAATTGTCAGACAAGATTTCCGACCTCGACGGGGCCGCGCTGCTCTTTTCCCGCACCCTCCTGGATCCCGAAACGGGATTCGCGGTGGCCTCATCCGTGCGATCGGACCTCGCGTCCCGAATCGAGCGGACCAGCGGATGCCGGTTGGTGGACCTGGAAAAGGCGGACTTCGTTTTCGTCGCCAAGCCGGGCACGGATGGCGCGCTGGACCGGATTCGCCGTGGGACACCCGATTGGCCCGATGCCTCCGCGACGGTTGTCTACCTCGTGGAAGCGCTCCACGAAGAGGGCGGCGATCGCTCCTGGAGCGGACCGGGAATTCCCGGCGCACGCTTTCCGAAGACGGAGGGTCTGGATCCACGCGAGTGGGATCTGCTGGGCGAGGCCAATTCGACATACCCCCTGGGAGTCGATTGTTTTTTCCTGGACGGGCATGGACAAATCATGGCAATGCCGCGTTCGACGCGCTTGGACGGAGGGAATCGATGA
- a CDS encoding phosphonate C-P lyase system protein PhnG — protein MREPSLCEILSECDEAVVVRMLEFVPEDMDLPRAPRDGVILMTCREGLNETFHLGEVLVSESMVRWRGVEGYAVVVGDDPRRSLVAAAIDAMRQAQAAPSDLEALVADAAESLLHRRGEDARAAASTRVEFDLLPGA, from the coding sequence GTGCGTGAACCATCGTTGTGCGAAATCCTTTCCGAATGCGACGAGGCCGTCGTCGTCCGCATGTTGGAGTTCGTTCCCGAAGACATGGATCTCCCTCGTGCGCCGCGCGATGGAGTGATCCTGATGACTTGCCGCGAAGGCCTGAACGAAACGTTCCATCTGGGCGAAGTCCTCGTGAGCGAATCCATGGTGCGCTGGCGCGGCGTGGAAGGCTACGCGGTGGTGGTGGGCGACGATCCGCGACGGTCCCTGGTGGCCGCGGCCATCGATGCCATGCGGCAGGCCCAGGCGGCTCCGTCCGACCTGGAGGCTCTTGTTGCCGACGCGGCCGAATCCCTTCTGCACCGCCGCGGGGAAGATGCCCGGGCGGCCGCCTCCACCCGGGTCGAATTCGACCTCCTGCCGGGAGCTTGA
- a CDS encoding GNAT family N-acetyltransferase, whose amino-acid sequence MSHDLSLRQALASDLPAILSLQAQLGQDDGTVLDQNQALDIFRRMARYPNYGIRVAELEGVVVGSYALLVMDNLAHLGSPSAIVEDVVVDAAFRGKGIGKAMMQDAMGIAHEKGCYKLVLNSNQRRLDAHRFYEGLGFERHGVSFFVPKEGFRA is encoded by the coding sequence ATGTCCCACGATCTTTCCTTGAGGCAGGCACTGGCATCCGATCTGCCCGCCATCCTGTCCCTCCAGGCCCAATTGGGCCAGGACGACGGCACCGTCCTCGACCAGAACCAAGCGTTGGACATTTTCCGTCGCATGGCCCGGTATCCGAACTACGGGATCCGCGTGGCCGAGCTGGAGGGGGTGGTGGTCGGAAGCTACGCGCTGTTGGTGATGGACAATCTCGCCCACCTGGGCTCGCCCAGCGCCATCGTCGAAGACGTGGTGGTGGATGCCGCTTTCCGGGGCAAGGGGATCGGCAAGGCCATGATGCAAGACGCCATGGGCATCGCCCACGAAAAAGGCTGCTACAAGCTCGTGCTCAATTCCAACCAGCGTCGTCTGGACGCCCACCGATTCTACGAGGGGCTTGGGTTCGAGCGCCACGGGGTCAGTTTCTTCGTTCCCAAGGAGGGGTTCCGTGCGTGA
- the phnE gene encoding phosphonate ABC transporter, permease protein PhnE yields the protein MELDELRRRTHPLRPVNLGILGGGLLVVGICWHQTGMGVVELVSGSGNMWEYLRGNPELPDSGFFPPNLSGKMLGRYLLAMVETVQMAVLALVISVLVAFPLSFFASRNTLEIIFPGRSPFWVGLRTVVYTSVRFFANFTRSINEVIWALLFVSAVGLGPMPGILALGLHTSGVLIKLFSEGIEGVSRDPIEALAATGAASPKIIRYAVIPQITPYLVSMSLYRLESDLRSATILGFTGAGGIGMLLFDKLKSYENGDVTTILILIVATVAAIDRISAFIRSKAS from the coding sequence ATGGAACTCGATGAACTGCGGAGGCGGACCCACCCCTTGCGACCCGTCAACCTGGGGATCCTGGGGGGAGGGCTCCTCGTGGTGGGAATCTGCTGGCACCAGACCGGAATGGGCGTGGTGGAGCTCGTGTCCGGATCCGGGAACATGTGGGAGTACCTGCGTGGGAATCCGGAGCTTCCCGACAGCGGGTTCTTCCCGCCGAATCTTTCCGGGAAGATGTTGGGGCGATACCTCCTGGCCATGGTGGAAACCGTCCAGATGGCCGTGTTGGCGCTGGTGATCTCGGTGCTGGTCGCCTTCCCGCTTTCGTTTTTCGCCTCGCGCAACACGCTGGAAATCATCTTTCCCGGTCGCTCTCCGTTCTGGGTGGGACTGCGCACGGTGGTCTACACTTCCGTGCGATTCTTCGCCAACTTCACTCGATCCATCAACGAGGTGATCTGGGCGCTGTTGTTCGTCTCCGCCGTGGGGCTGGGACCCATGCCCGGGATCCTCGCCCTGGGTTTGCACACCTCCGGCGTTTTGATCAAGCTGTTTTCCGAAGGGATCGAAGGGGTGTCTCGCGATCCCATCGAGGCGCTCGCCGCCACCGGCGCAGCCTCGCCCAAGATCATCCGCTACGCCGTGATCCCGCAGATCACCCCGTACCTGGTTTCCATGTCGCTGTACCGGCTGGAATCGGATCTGCGCTCGGCCACCATCCTCGGTTTCACCGGTGCGGGCGGGATCGGCATGTTGTTGTTCGACAAGCTCAAGAGCTACGAGAACGGCGACGTCACCACCATCCTGATCCTCATCGTGGCCACGGTGGCCGCGATCGACCGCATCAGCGCGTTCATCCGCAGCAAGGCATCCTGA
- the phnD gene encoding phosphonate ABC transporter substrate-binding protein, with amino-acid sequence MTTVKKILTIAATLAISASAAPAEWPKKLVMGIVPTESSTHQTERWDGLKDYLASKLGIPVELQIASDYAGVITAMQFKHVDLAYFGPKSYVEASARANAECFVVELGPEGTPGYHGLIISKKGSSIKSLEDAKGKVWAFVDPNSTSGTLVPTIYLVKERKIDPATYFSKVLYSGTHEASMLSIKTGKIDIASTNDLDMLRGEGKMWNREKDFQILWTSPLIPGSPMAWRKDLPESLKKSLREAFLGYKDKDGLAKLKIAGYVEAYDSTYAPTREQIEFKKSLDKK; translated from the coding sequence ATGACAACCGTGAAGAAGATTTTGACGATCGCCGCCACGTTGGCGATTTCCGCCAGTGCAGCACCGGCCGAATGGCCCAAGAAGCTGGTGATGGGCATCGTGCCCACCGAATCCTCGACCCATCAGACCGAGCGCTGGGACGGCTTGAAGGATTATCTGGCTTCCAAACTCGGGATCCCGGTGGAGCTCCAGATCGCCAGCGACTACGCCGGTGTCATCACCGCCATGCAGTTCAAGCACGTGGATCTCGCCTACTTCGGTCCGAAGTCCTACGTGGAGGCCTCGGCGCGGGCCAACGCGGAATGCTTCGTGGTGGAGCTGGGGCCCGAGGGAACTCCCGGCTACCACGGACTGATCATCTCCAAGAAGGGATCGAGCATCAAGTCGCTGGAAGACGCCAAGGGCAAGGTCTGGGCGTTCGTGGATCCCAATTCCACCTCCGGCACCCTGGTGCCCACCATCTACCTGGTGAAGGAGCGCAAGATCGATCCGGCCACCTACTTCTCGAAGGTCCTGTACTCGGGAACGCACGAGGCTTCCATGCTGTCCATCAAGACCGGCAAGATCGACATCGCCTCCACCAACGACCTCGACATGCTGCGCGGCGAGGGCAAGATGTGGAACCGCGAGAAGGATTTCCAGATCCTCTGGACCTCGCCGTTGATCCCGGGTTCCCCGATGGCCTGGCGCAAGGATCTTCCGGAGAGCCTCAAGAAGTCTCTGCGCGAAGCCTTCCTGGGATACAAGGACAAGGACGGATTGGCCAAGCTCAAGATCGCCGGATACGTGGAGGCCTACGATTCCACCTATGCTCCCACCCGCGAACAGATCGAATTCAAGAAGTCTCTAGACAAAAAATGA
- the phnC gene encoding phosphonate ABC transporter ATP-binding protein translates to MCSTTEPGGELHRKTGMVVRAESLVLAYGQREVVRSLDLEIPKGQFLVVVGPSGSGKTTLLLSLNGSVPVRSGRLSVLGVDPTVLHGTALEKFRQRIGFIFQSFHLVGRLPVLHNVASGMLSRIPIPQAILRLYTRAQYQKILDALRVVGLEDRVLDRCDQLSGGQKQRVAIARAIAQEPDLILADEPISALDPRSADRVMETLRRASTEFGITVVCNLHHLDTARKYADRILGLNEGKVVFDGPPDALTLSAVKTIYKGDSDLEDAPGSFLEEEASFPPNAA, encoded by the coding sequence ATGTGTTCGACGACCGAGCCAGGCGGAGAGCTCCACCGCAAAACAGGCATGGTGGTCCGTGCGGAATCGTTGGTGCTCGCCTACGGCCAGCGCGAAGTCGTCCGCAGCTTGGATCTGGAAATTCCCAAAGGACAATTTCTGGTGGTTGTCGGTCCGTCCGGATCGGGGAAGACCACCCTTCTGCTTTCCCTCAACGGCAGCGTTCCCGTTCGGTCGGGGCGGTTGTCCGTCCTGGGAGTGGATCCCACCGTGCTGCACGGAACCGCCCTGGAGAAATTCCGGCAGCGGATCGGGTTCATTTTCCAATCCTTCCACCTGGTGGGGCGGCTTCCGGTGCTGCACAACGTGGCCAGCGGGATGCTTTCGCGGATTCCCATTCCCCAGGCGATCCTGCGCCTGTACACCCGCGCCCAGTACCAGAAGATCCTCGATGCCCTGAGGGTCGTCGGACTGGAAGACCGGGTGCTGGATCGATGCGACCAGCTTTCCGGGGGCCAGAAACAACGCGTGGCCATCGCCAGGGCGATCGCCCAGGAACCGGACCTGATCCTCGCCGACGAGCCGATCTCGGCCCTGGATCCGCGCTCCGCCGACCGGGTGATGGAAACCCTGCGCCGCGCCTCGACGGAATTTGGCATCACGGTGGTGTGCAACCTGCACCATCTGGACACGGCCCGCAAGTACGCCGACCGGATCCTCGGCCTCAACGAGGGGAAGGTCGTGTTCGACGGCCCTCCCGACGCGTTGACCCTGTCGGCCGTCAAGACCATCTACAAGGGGGATTCGGACCTGGAGGACGCGCCGGGTTCGTTTCTCGAGGAGGAGGCGTCCTTCCCGCCGAACGCGGCGTGA